GACTGACTCTCTCGTTATTCAGTATTGGTTCGTGAGTGATGGCTACAAAGTGGAGCAATTCAAGTTCGCCGATGGGTCAGTGCTGACGCCTGCAGGACTTGATGCGATAGGGTATAAAGTCTACGGGACTGCAGGGAACGATACCAGCCTTCAGGGATCAAACGCGAATGATGAGATGTTGGGGTATGCAGGAAATGATTATATTTATGGCAATCAGGGCAACGACGTGCTTGATGGAGGTGCGGGCGTTGACTACCTGAACGGCGGACAGGGTAATGATATCTTGAATGGCGGCGCAGATAACGATACTCTCTATGGTGAAAGCGGCAGTGATATTCTGGATGGAGGGACAGGTAATGACTATCTGTCCGGAAGCTTGGGAAATGATACTTACAAATTTGCTCTGGGCAGCGGGATCGATACTATTTATGATTACGATACTACTGTGGGCAATACAGATACTGTGGCCATCAGCGCCAATCCGCTCGATTTGATTTTTGCCAGAAACGGCAGTAACCTCGACATCACGATCAATAGTACTACCGATCGCATTACAGTCCAGAACTGGTATTCAACGACGGGCTATCAGACCGAGGTGTTCCATACAGCCGATGGTGACAATTTGTTGAACACCCAGGTCGATCAGCTCATCCAGGCAATGGCAACCTTCTGCACGAATAACGGCATAAGCAGCTGGAGCCAGGCAATACAGGACAGGCCGCAGGACGTGCAGCAGGTGCTCGCCCAGTACTGGACGCCGCAGATGCCCTAAGTGCAGTCCCCTCACTCCTCCAGCCCGTGCTTCTTGAGCTTTCTCCAGAGCGACACGCGATCGATGCCGAGGATCTGTGCGGCCAGCGTTTTGTTGCCGCCGACTTCGTTGAGCACCCACTGGATGTAGGCGACCTCCTGGTCCTCGAGGGAGGGGATCTTGCCGTCCTTTTTTCTGAAGGTCTTTATGCTCAGCTCCCGGAGGTCTTCGGGGAGATGGGCGAGCTCTATGGTCGTGCCCTGGGCGAGCGCGACGCCGCGCTCGATGATGTTCTCGAGCTCACGGACATTGCCGGGAAAGTCATAGCTCATAAGGAACGAGATGACCTCGGGCGAGATCTCGGCGACGGCCTTGTTCATCAGGGCCGCGTACTTGCCCAGGAAGTAGTGGCTCAGCAGCGGGATGTCGTCGCGCCGCTCGGAAAGGGGAGGGATGCGGAGCGAGACGACATTCAGCCTGAAGTAGAGGTCCTGCCGGAACGCGCCGCTCTTCATCGCGTCGTGGATATCCCGGTTCGTCGCGGCTATGAAGCGCACATCGACCCTGTGCGGCGATGTGGCCCCGATGCGGAGGACCTCTTTCTCCTGCAGGGCGCGCAGGAGCTTCACCTGCATGGACGGCGGCATCTCGGTGATCTCGTCGAGGAAGAGCGTCCCGCCCGAGGCCATTTCGATGAGGCCCTTCTTCACGCCAGTGGCGCCGGTGAAGGCGCCCGGCTCATGGCCGAAGAGCTCGTTCGCGAGGAGCTCCTCGTTGAAGGACCCGCAGTTGACGGCGAGGAAGGGACCTTTCGCCCGCTTGCTGTGGTAATGGAGGTACTTTGCGAAGAGCTCCTTGCCGGTCCCGCTTTCGCCGGTGATGAGGACCGTGCAGTCGGTCGGCGCGATCTGCCGCGCCGTCTCGAGAAGCCGCTGCACGCCGGGGTCCTGGGTAATGATCTTTACCTTGCCCTGGTATGCGGCGAGGTGCTCCCGGAGCTGCCGGTTCTCCTGCTTGAGCCGCACCTTCTCTGCCGCCTCCCGCACGACCTTTCTCACCTCTTCGAGCTTGAAGGGCTTTGCTATGTAGTAAAAGGCGCCGTGCTTTATGGCGTCGATGGCGGACTTCAGCGTCGCGTAGCCGGTGATCATGATCACCTCGGTATCCGGGGAGAGCTCCCGGGAACGCTGCAGGATCTGCATCCCGTCCACCTTTTCCATGCGCAGGTCGGTGAGGACGACATCGAACCGCTGCTCCTCGAGGAGCTTGAGGGCGTTCTGCCCGCTCACGGTCCCGACCGTATCGTATCCCTCTTTCTTCATGACATGCTCGAGATTCCGGAGGGCTACCTTTTCATCATCGATGATAAGAACTTTAGCGTTGATCGCCATATGCACTCTTCCCCTCGCGTGTTTCCGCTCCGCCCTGCAGCTCTCGCGGCATGGGCAGCCGGATTATGAATGTCGTTCCCTTGCCGTCCTCGCTGTCGGCGGCAATGCAGCCGTCGTGCTCGTCGATGATCTCGTGAACGATGTAGAGGCCGAGGCCGGAGCCCTTCCCCACCTCCTTGGTCGTGAAGAAGGGATCGAATATCTTCGGGAGCGCCTCGCGCGGGATACCCACGCCCGTGTCCCTGATCTCGATATCGACGGTGTCTTCCTCGAGGGTGCACTTGCCGTGATACTTGAGATAGTTGTAAATTTCGGCGCCGGTATCCTCTGCCTTGTCTACCGCCCGCTGCTGCCGCGCCCTGACGGAGATGCCGCCCTCTCCGGGAACGGCCTCGATGGCGTTCCTGATCAGGTTGAGGAGGGCCTGCTGCATCCGCTGCTTGTCGGCGAAGATGACGAGGTCGTCCGGTATATCGAGAGTCACCCCCACTCTGGTCGGGACCTGCCCCTTGATGAACCGTATGGTCTCTTCGAAGAGCTTCTTCAGCGGCAGGCGCTCTTTCTTGAACTCCCTGTCCCGCGAGAAGTCCAGAAGGGAGCGGACGATGTTGCGTGCACGGTCGGTCTGCTCGTCGATCTGGGAAAGGAGCTCTTTCTTGTACGCGAGGTCGTCCTCCCCGATCTCTTCGGTCAGGATCTGGCAGGAGGTAGAGATGTTCGAGAGCGGGTTGTTGAGCTCGTGGGCGACCCCCGAGAGCAGCGTGCCCAGCGAGGCGAGCTTCTCGGACTGGAGCAGGTGGCGCTGCCTGAGCTCGAGCTCCTTCAGCATCTTGTTGAAGGCGCGGGTGAGCGACACGATCTCCCGGTCCTTGGACTTGATCAGGATCGTCTCGAACTTGCCGTCGGCGATGCCCTCCATGCTGTCCTGGAGCTGTTTCAGGGGGCGCACTACTATTCTCGACAATACCTGGCCTATGGCGATGCCGACGAAGGCGAGCACGAGGATCGAAAAGACGAGGAGGCTCTGGGAGTTGTAGAGCAGCGCCTGGATGAGGCTCCGTTCGGTCTTTGCCAGGGACTCCGCTATGGTGATGATATCCTTTCCCGCTGTCCGTATGCGCCCCTCGAGAATCTCCGCTTCGGCGCCTGACTGCCTTCCCAACACCGCGTACTGTTCCATGAGCCGCTCGTAGAGGACGAGGCCGTCCCGCAGCCGTGCTATCTGGTGCTCGCTCGCCACGGTCGCGAAGGCCTTCGTATTGCCCTCGAGCAGCTTCCGGGCCGCGCTCACATAGGCGGTCGTCTCCCGGTAATCGGAGTCCTGGCCATAAAGAAAATAGTTCTTCTCGAAGCGCCTGATCTCGAGCGCGGTATTGAAGAACTCCGTCACCGCTTCGCCGGACATGATCTTCTTCTCGATGAACCGCAGCTCCATGAAGGTAAAGAGCGAGAGACCGATGATGGCGCCGACGATGGCGTAGTAGCCGAAGGTGATCTTCTTCCGGATGCTGGGCCGGTAGGGGAAGCGCGCGCTCATATCCCATTCTACCCGGCAGCTATTGCAAAAAGCAACAAAAACATGGCTCATCGGCGTGCGCTGCAACAGCGGGTCGCTCCCCCGACGGACCCGGCAGTCAGGGTGTCCGCTCCGGCCTCATTCTTCAGCAGCAGGTCTGCCCCGGCACGACCTGCGGCGTGGCCGGAAGTGTTTCATTATGCAACGGAACCGCCGCTACATGCAGCAGCGGAAAAACGCTGGAGTTACAGCGGGCTCCGCCAGTCGGACCCCCGCAGCGTTGCAATAAGAAACAAAAGGCCGTGCCCTGCCTCTCGGTGCGCGTGTAAGAAGGGGCTGCCGTTTCAATGCCTTGCAACGGTCTCCCTGCCTGGCACGGAACCTGATAAAGGTCTCGGTACACCATCACGCAAAAGGAGGAACATCTGATGAGAGGATTCTTCAAGAGAGTGGAGGCAGCCATGATGGCCGTCGCCTTTGCAGAAGAGGGAGAGGCAGAGACGGCACGGCAGCTCCTGGAGCACGAGCCGCAGAGCAGGACCCGGCAGCCGGCGACGCGGTCCGAAAAGCAGCCGACCCTTGGAAAAGAGTTGTGGGCCGATTAGGCCGGCGCACAGGAGCGAGGAATACCGTTATGGGCAGATTCAAAAAGACCATGAGACAGTTCGAGGCGGCGATGACCGCGGCGTCCTTCGCAGAGGAGGGAGAGCTCGGCACGGCCCGGCAGATCCTGAAGGAAGAGGGGCGGGTGCTGCTCGCGCTGCGCGAGGGGCAGTCGGGCTCGAAGGCCTTCAGGTACGCGCTCAACACCTGCAAAAGGATCGGCGCAGGGCTCGACATCCTCTATGTCTCGGCGAGAAACGCTGTCGCCGGCGCCCTCGAGCCGTGGCTGTCGGAGCTGAAGGCCCAGGGCATCAGCTATCGCGTACTGCAGCGGGAGGGCTGCCTGGAGCAGGAGATCATCGACTACGCCGCAGCCAATAACGGCGTCCTGTTTGCGGTCGCCGAATCCTCCGAGGCCCTCGAGAGGGAGTGCGCGGGAAAGCGCAGCGGGCTTTCCGATGCGTGGAGCCGTCTCACCTGTCCCCTGGTCGTTGTCGCGGAGAATACTCAAGACTGACGTGAACGGCACCCTGCGGTGCCTAACTTCTTAAGGAGGCGCAGAATGGCTGGTCACAGTGCAAAGAGGAAACCCTACGGCGCGCTGCTCTTCATGGGCATCGTTTCGGCAGCGCT
The Nitrospirota bacterium genome window above contains:
- a CDS encoding sigma-54 dependent transcriptional regulator — protein: MAINAKVLIIDDEKVALRNLEHVMKKEGYDTVGTVSGQNALKLLEEQRFDVVLTDLRMEKVDGMQILQRSRELSPDTEVIMITGYATLKSAIDAIKHGAFYYIAKPFKLEEVRKVVREAAEKVRLKQENRQLREHLAAYQGKVKIITQDPGVQRLLETARQIAPTDCTVLITGESGTGKELFAKYLHYHSKRAKGPFLAVNCGSFNEELLANELFGHEPGAFTGATGVKKGLIEMASGGTLFLDEITEMPPSMQVKLLRALQEKEVLRIGATSPHRVDVRFIAATNRDIHDAMKSGAFRQDLYFRLNVVSLRIPPLSERRDDIPLLSHYFLGKYAALMNKAVAEISPEVISFLMSYDFPGNVRELENIIERGVALAQGTTIELAHLPEDLRELSIKTFRKKDGKIPSLEDQEVAYIQWVLNEVGGNKTLAAQILGIDRVSLWRKLKKHGLEE
- a CDS encoding ATP-binding protein, with the translated sequence MSARFPYRPSIRKKITFGYYAIVGAIIGLSLFTFMELRFIEKKIMSGEAVTEFFNTALEIRRFEKNYFLYGQDSDYRETTAYVSAARKLLEGNTKAFATVASEHQIARLRDGLVLYERLMEQYAVLGRQSGAEAEILEGRIRTAGKDIITIAESLAKTERSLIQALLYNSQSLLVFSILVLAFVGIAIGQVLSRIVVRPLKQLQDSMEGIADGKFETILIKSKDREIVSLTRAFNKMLKELELRQRHLLQSEKLASLGTLLSGVAHELNNPLSNISTSCQILTEEIGEDDLAYKKELLSQIDEQTDRARNIVRSLLDFSRDREFKKERLPLKKLFEETIRFIKGQVPTRVGVTLDIPDDLVIFADKQRMQQALLNLIRNAIEAVPGEGGISVRARQQRAVDKAEDTGAEIYNYLKYHGKCTLEEDTVDIEIRDTGVGIPREALPKIFDPFFTTKEVGKGSGLGLYIVHEIIDEHDGCIAADSEDGKGTTFIIRLPMPRELQGGAETREGKSAYGDQR
- a CDS encoding universal stress protein; translation: MGRFKKTMRQFEAAMTAASFAEEGELGTARQILKEEGRVLLALREGQSGSKAFRYALNTCKRIGAGLDILYVSARNAVAGALEPWLSELKAQGISYRVLQREGCLEQEIIDYAAANNGVLFAVAESSEALERECAGKRSGLSDAWSRLTCPLVVVAENTQD